The genomic interval AGGAAGTGGTGAAAATGAATTGTGGAACAAATCGAGATAAAGTATTGGAGGACAATTAAGAATACAACTTTATATCTAAATATCTTCAGACAGGGGATGATGTTTGTATGCAAAGACTCCTGCACATCAGCTGCAaacaccgtgtgtgtgtgtgtgtgtgtgtgtgtgtgtgtgtgtgtgtgtgtgtgtgtgtgtgtgtgtgtgtgtgtgtgtgtgtgtgtgtgtgtgcgtgtgtgtgtgtgtgtgtgtgtgcgtatgtgtgtgtgtgggatatGTTTGTGGCTGAAGTTTGTCACACCTCACTTACAGACGGCTCTGTGCTGTGACGTCAGCTCTGCCTGGACACACTGCTCCTCCTGACATGTTTCAGACTCATCAGACTCATTATGACGGATCTTAAGAGGACTAGAGCTTCAGTGCCTCATCGGACTTACAATGTCGGATGTTAAGTAGGGTAGGCTAGAGCTCCAGTGGCTTTATCAGACTCATAATGTCGGATCTTAAGAGGACTAGAGCTCCATCAGGCTCAGACATGCTTCATGACGGCTGCGATGTGtaggtttgtttttcctctttgtatTACTTCCATTCATTTGCACGCAACCGCAGTTCAGCGTTTTAATCTTTAATGTGACTGTTTTTGAGTGTACACACGAGTCCATATTTATAAAGCCAGTTTAATTAAATGGGTCAGCGCCAGCAAAGCACGCAGGACGGGAAGTATCCCACAGAAGGATTTCCCAGAAATCAAACTGCAACCGAATCATTTAACTTCATTTAACCATCGCTGACTCCAGAAAACAAACCGAGATGACTTTCTTCGTTTGAGAACTTGTCCTTGTTTTCAGGTGAAGTTCAGCAGGTCTTACTGCGATGTAAGAGACATGGACCTGTAAGAAGAGACCGTTACCGATGACTTATGGCGACCATGTCCCGAACATGGACCCTCCTCACTGCTGTGCTGGCAGTGCAGCTGTGCACAGGTGAGCTTAGACCATTGGGTGTCCGACATTTCAGCTGTGCGCTGGACAAGCATGAATATCTTTGTTCTAGTATTCGGAGATGTGAATGAAAATCCCCCTCAGGGAAAAAACCTTCTGATGGCGTCTCCAGATTCTTGTATCTCATTTGTGGACTAGTTATTCCAACTGTAGTGTTTGTGGCGTGTCATCCATGTTTATTGTACATTTCCAAGTTAGTTTTTGTGTGCAGACCCTAATGACATCTCTGACTGAATAGGACACCAGTGATGAGTTGTGTTTGCACTACAGTAGAGTGAGTaaagtgtttgtattttgaACTCTCAGGTCAGAAAGCCTGCTCCATCTGGTCCAGCGCTGGCTCTGTGGTGCAGCGAGGCTCCTCGTTTACTGTGTATTGCACCTTTAAGTGCAATAGTGAAGGATTCACTCTCAGTAATCATGTGCCAACACAGCTGGAGTCCAAAACCCTTAACTCAACTACAATATACCATAAGGTGGTGAACATCACCAAGAACCGAACGTTCAGCTGCCTGGACTCCTGTCCTCTCGCTAACGAGCCGTGTGGGATGGACATCAAGGCTGGACGTGAGTATGAGATCAAGGAGGAGGGACGTAACTCTTTCTGAGGCATGAATCCAACATATaaaagtgtgtttatacagCTTTACATCATGTCCCATATGGTCTAGCGGTTAGGATTCCTGGTTTTCAAGTATCAAGACctaatctggaagttggtctagtagctggagaggtgacagatcacttcctgagcactgccgaggtgcccttgagcaaggcactgatcCCCCCCAACATCAGCTCAGtcactcactctgacatctctccatgttcataggatcctgtttgtgcatgtgtgtacatttcagcctatgtgtgtgttgcatgacttacagagtgtaaaaactgaaatcaatcaataaaaagtaaatcttaatcttaatgtcCCATGGCTGTCCATTAAATGAAATGGCTGTCTAAGTCGTAAAGTAAGACTACATGTTACCAGAATGTATGTTTTCCTTGTTCCTCAGAATATCACATACATCTACCCTGCAGTCTTCATAGCACGGCTGCAACAGCTCAAGCTAAAAGAGCTGTTGTTAAAATAGCCGCAGCTTGttctgctttctctttctctgggTAATCTCGTTCCAGTCCGAGTGTGTCAAACATCTCTGCTGTTAGTCGCCTGCTCTAACCACAGAGCTTCGGCCGACTGAGAAGTCAAAGCAAAGAGGGTTTTTGACACGTACATAGTGCCCATTTCCTTCCAtggaacatactgtacatgcacacagaaaatTCACACATGATGCTCATGCATTATGTTAATGATAACATAAGGACATAGATTAGATGCATGCATTGGGTTGcctttaaaaccattttttttaactaggaAGCAATTGtgataatattacatttttggaCATCCCCTTGTTGGAATGCTAACTCGTGTAAAGACAGAATTACTGcagtttcaaatgtttaaaaaaaggcctTACACATGATGTTAAACGTTCCTTCCACACTCACAAACCAACTCACAGAAATCAACAAAATATACTCCACAATTCTCACCTCCATTTTGATGCCGGTGAGTCGATGCCACAGCTGAACCAGGCAGGtaaacgaggaggagagaggaacttAGCACAACAATTTGAATATCATTTACAAACAGTCTGTATTTGGCGATCATCATGTTAGCACccatacaaagacaaaaacaaacaaataccaCCAAAAGTCgtcaccatgtgtacaacctatcccaccagttttatttgacatcattttgttattatactgtccccatgtttttctttgtcctgtttgtttctgattcattcattttatttactgacccttttccttttgttttgtttgtttttatctcaatctgcttgcaaaactatatcgtaccacagttcccctctttgtttgtatctcttttttgttattgtgtgagtgtgtatatgcacgatttggtgaataaaagtttttaaaaacttgcatcttgtttgtttgtcagtccTACCAGAGCGCCCCAAAAACATCTCCTGCAAACACAATGTCAGAAATGATGAAGGCGGAGTGGTGACCTGCACTTGGAATGCGGGACGAGACACTTATCTGAAGAATGCTTCAGTGCTGTGGTGAGCTTAAAGATGAAGTGTCCACACACATCTGTACTGACATACCGCTGCTGCTGACATCTGGTTGTCAAACGAAccttgtctttttgtttcaggGTGACAACGGTATCTGGAAACCACACAGCTGAACCAGAGCCGCACAACGGCCCCAGCAGAGGAAGTGATTTACCCTCTGCTAGTTTCACTGTGTCCAGCTCCGCCCGGCTGATCTCTGTGTGGGTTCATGTAGAGAATAATCTGAGCAGTGCTACGTCCCTCCCCGTTAACTTCACCCTCAGGGACATCGGTAAGACAGCGGCTCATGACCAGTCTGTCCATGATGTCCCACCAGTTTGCGAAgatgaaatgttaatgtttcaCGAGTTTTTGTTTGCTGTAGTTATAAGTGGTGCTTTAAACCAGTTTTGCTTTGAACTTCTTTATGAAGTATGACAGGTCAACGTCCCTCTCCTCGCCCCTTTGCACAAAGTAACCACTGACTTGTGATGTAGTGGAATCCATCTTTTCAATCGCTGCTCAAAAACTTCAACTTTCACATCATTTCTCACCTGtccttacctgtgtgtgtgtgtgtgtgtgtgtgtgtgtgtgtgtttgactgttcTGGGCAGCGATGCCATCCACTCCTGATCTTGGCCAACCCGAGTGTTCTTCCCGAAGGTGCGTCATCAAAGTGGAGCAGCCTGTGAAGACTCGTTATGTGGAGATCCAATACGGAGCAGAGGCACAAACGTGGACTTCTTCTCAAGAAGTAAGGAGTCTAAACGCTTCAGTTTGATTCAGATGTTTTAACAGGAAACTTCACTGAATGACCTGCTGACTCAAAGACAGATTGGTGTTAAACTCTTAAACTCAACCCTGCTCAGACTGCCGTATGAAGCTGCAATGtttacccccctccccctgaaTGTTGCTGAAGTGACCCCCCCTCTGTCCCGTCTTCAGAGgtcgttacagaggagaggcgggatcagctgagccagcgggggagcacagcgctgtgtgtgtgtgtgtgtgtgtgcatgtctgactgtgtgtgtatgtgtgtggagctcctgctgtgccgtgcttctgcaACGTGGTGAATCCACAGACTGTGACGTCAAAATTACGGGtgttgcagaatcaatatgaacgtcCGAAGACGTGATGGCGGCTGAGCTTAGTTCttagcagtctgaaaaggggcAAATGTTGCACAAGTCTTACAAATCACCTTTTACGTCCTGTCAGCTGTTGTTACCGACACGTTAGGATTGCACTCGAGTgagtttaaacatttaagaaCGATAATAATAAATTGTATCAATGTTCTGATTCACAGTTTGTGCAGACGGGTCAAGCACAGGTTCAGACCATCTCCTCTCTGGAGCCCTTCAGGCTGTACCATTTCAGAGCCAGATCCAGGTTTAGCACTGGGATGTGGAGTCCCTGGAGCGGGAACACCTCGGGCAGGACTCAAGAGGAAGGTGAGTACACAGATGTCTAATTCATACTATTCATAAAGGACAggttaaacgcacagtatgtcaaatccgccaccagggggctctcaagcataacattaacaaaagatgacgttgaagctagcggggaatcatgggagttctctttGCTACTCCCTCCCCCCTCCGTAGTCAAGccgaccgggtgaaaccgacctgaggaagagaatatatTTACCGGCGATGTTTCCGAGTATAACTCATTTTCATCTCAGCAGCTCAAACAGCAACAGCACgacagctttcagcagcagctcacgcttccttatgcagcggtctttgaagTAACAtctgtgtttccacggcaacgataaacatgtcgtgtctgtcatggcggctgccgCAAAGACACGTCCCATTACAGCTCTAAAATGACggatttctctggttttgataactgttggaaatatttgaggtaatgcaaGAACgccacaaaaatatatatataaaacatgggtttagtccatttttaattaatttagatattagactgtaaacattgttGTACAATTCTACATGCTATACCTGTGAGGGAGAAAGTGGTCTTCTTAAGCAGATCATGAAAACACGTTGCGTAAAGTCTAATCAGCAGCTCCTGTTGTTGGAGTATTCTGTCTGCAGACACTCGGAGCTGAGTGTGTTCTCTGTCTGTTGCTGTGGCACTTTATCTCTGTCAGAGATCAGATGATGCAGTTACCTTCCCTTTCATTTGGATTTTTATGCAGTTATCAGCTCACCACTGACCACGAGCAGGATCGAGTATGTGTATTTGAGAGAAAACCATGAATCAGTGATGAGACAAACAGTTACCAATAGTCAAAGATAGAGAGACAACAGGAGCGCTTCTGGTATCCCTCAAGCCGCCGTTGCTCATGGATAAGAAAACTTAACCGTAATAATAAGATATTGAATTTAAAGAGCGCCTTTCAAGGTGTCCCAAGGATGCTTTGCATGATGATAAAGGATGGGAGAGCGATGGAGAGGCAGAGTGAAGGGAGGTTGTCGACTGTGGAGAACAAGGAGTCCACAGATGGATCATTGTGAATGTCTGAGGGGAGGGTgctcttggggggggggggggtttgtgatGCTGAAGGCCCTGTCTCAGTTGGACAAAAGGCCACTGTCTGAGGACTGGAGAGGTTTCAGGACGTGGTGTGTGGGTGTAGGAGGTCGGAGAGGCACTGAGGGgcgaggagggggggagggattTATAAGTGAGGAGGAGTATTTTAGTATTTCTGGATCTAATCAGTGGAGGAGGAAAACTTAAGACCAAAGAACGTTGGTCTAAATGATCCAGGTCCAGGTTCTCAGGACGGTTTGAAAGATGTAAAGAAATTTGAcatagaaacatttaaaatacaccGTACACCGCGTATTGGCTTCTACAGGGTGTAGAGACATTGAGTGCGTGTGAAGAAAAGTGATGTGGTGAAGAAGACAGTGAAGCATCATGGGAAATATCGCTGCATATGATCAGAGCTGATGGTGCGAAGATAGGAAGCTCTCAGTACAGACATGTTGACAGATCAgcagctatatatatatatatagaaccGCTATATGAGGAGACGTTTCTGTTAAACGGGCATCTTCACTCTTACCGTATTTAAGTGTTAGCATTGAACCGACGCGTTCACTTCCGTTGAAGTTTTTTATTGGATTCACACGTTTTGGTCTCCAAGCTACCGATGAGAGTCCGAGCTTGTCATCCAATAAAGCAGAGGCCGCAGGTTTCATCCAAGGCGGTGAAAAGTGTACAACTTAAATGGATATGAAACGTTCCTGAGGAAGCTGATCTGCCTCTTTAAATCAGGAGCTGCTTTAACAGTGAAGAGACGTGAAgctgaaacaacaacagcttcatCTCTGTTGAAAACTGTGCACCGCCTGCTGCgtaaatacaatacaatatttgTTGTAACAGCTTTGCACAGTTggtacacaggtatacacatATGATATCATAGCACGAGAAGAAACAGCCAAAGGAGTCAGCAAGAAGTTTCCTTGCTCTGAGGGAAAAGCAGTAATAAAATCCCAACTTCACCTTAAGTTTAGAGGCCACATTGGCAATATGGGATTTAAAAGACAGATCACACTCAAGAATAAATCCCAAGTACTTGGAGCTTTTGACAAGCTTGATTACATTTCCttgagaagttaaaatcaatgggacatttgttgtttctccacttaaatgtgaaaacaacatgagcttTGTTTTATCAGTGTTTATGACCAACCTTAGTTCCCTCAAACGAGACTGGACAACATTGAAAGCTGACTGCAGAAACTCAAAAGCTTGTGCAACAGATGCTGAGCAACAATAGATGaaagtgtcatcagcataaaagtGATACATGGCATTTGACAAATTTTCACACATTGTTATTGAtataaatggaaaatgaaataGGTCCTAGTATCGAACCTTGGGTCACCCCTTTTGCGATTTCTAAAAAGGAATAGGTGGATCCTGCCATTTGCACGCATTGCGTTCCGTTTGACAGATAGTTGCCAAACCAAGAGGCTGCTTGCTTTGATAAACCAACTTGATGGAGGATTTTGATCAATAATCCCTGATCAACTGTATCAAAAGCCTttgataaatcaataaagagagCGACACAAACCTTTTTATAATCAATTGTTTCAATAATGTCAGTTAAAACCTTAAGAGCAGCTGTAACAGTgctatgtttttttctaaaacctgactgataCTTAGATAACACATTATTGACATCCAAAAAATCCTTCAGTTGTTCACTAATGATTTTTTCAAATACTTTAGCCAAAATGCAAAGTTTAGAAATTGGTCTGTAATTGTTTACTTGTGAGGGTTCACCCCCTTTTAACAGGGGAAGAACAAATGCTGATTTCCAGACCTTTGGGATTTCATTGCTGATCAGACTCaagtaaaaaatatatgaaagagGCTCAGCAATAAAATCAGCAGCCAATTTAAACGGTTGAACAGCTCAAGTTTATCAGGACCTGCTGATTTCCTGGAATCCAGTTTCTGTAATGCTCTCTGCACCTCAGTGGCAGACACTGGCATAAATTGAAAAGGATGAACAGTAAGTTGACTATCAacgtggttttgtttttgtttcagctcCCTCCAGAGCGTTGGATGTGTGGTCCACTGACGGCCCGTCTGATGTCTGGTCCCTGAGGTTATACTGGAAGGTACGTTTGAAAGAGTCTCTCAGCCTGAGGGCTTGTTACAAATCTAAACCGTGAACGATGGTGACGGATAACACAGGTGTGCAGTCTCCATGGTTTCTCTCTTACGCACTcggagtgcgtgtgtgtgtgtgtgtgtgtgtgtgtgtgtgtgtgtgtgtgtgggcgtgcaGTGTGGTAACCATAGTTACatgtctctcttcctgcttcATCAACGAGTTCTGCACACAAAGTAAAGGTCAACCCTTGACCACTTCTGAGGTgtgacagcacacacaaacaaaacatacacacaccacacaatCACACATCCCCTCcctttaccacacacacacacacacacacactcatttaatGTCACATAAAGTGAGACGGTGAGAGATAAGTGAAACCTGACTGCAGACACAACAGTTTCAGTTTACAAGAAAAGAGGAGCTGAGCAGAAACAGTGATGATGTCTTACACGCTGGTGCACGTTGGTGGGTTGGTGTAAAGAAAGTTAATACCAAAGTTCTGTCATTCAACGAGAGCAAATGTTTGGTTTAAACTCAAGGAGTGAACACTTAACTTTCTCTGATTTGCAGGAGCTGAATGTTTCTATCGCTAGAGGGAAAATCATTCAGTACCGCATCAGCGTCTACGGCCCAGGATCCCAAACTCCCTCGTTCACCACAAATGTCAGTGCAGATACCAGAAACTGTACGGTCTCGTTTTGTGCCGCCTGTGAAGTGAAAGTGTGGGCCTACAACTCCATAGGACCCTCTCCACCTGCGAGAGttacaagcatgcacacacgaGGTAATGAAGGAATGCTTTAAATATGTCTGCAGTCTTTCATTCAGGAGCAGCGGTCCTGATACTGAAGATGGTGTTTATGTTCTCTTCAAGTAGAATCAAAGTCTCATTTCAAGTGTTCTCACTTTCCTGCTCTCGTTTTTACAGCCAAGCCCACTCAGGATGTGCACGTCACCGCAGACAACCAGAGTGTCGCCATCTCCTGGGGAAACCCAGAAGCTGCACCTGTACCTGCAGAGTATGTGGTGGAGTGGTACCCTGAGGGCTACAAGCAGGAGGAGCTCCAATGGGTCCGACTGGGGAGGAACGACAACCACTTTGTTATAACCGGTGGGACAtatcctcttctctcttctccatatttatttttaaatttgacatactttattaattctGGTTtactgagagacatgcttctcacacacatagacctgaatcacacacatgcacaaacaggacctgtggacatgcattagtggagagatgtcagagtgagggtttggtgccttgctcaagagcgCCTCGGCAGCACTCAGAAAGTGCCCGGCACCTCTCCTGCATCGGGACTTGAACAGGCAACCCGCCTCAGATGTGATTATATTCAACACTGCTGTATTACACTTTTCGCGTTGTCacagtggttagctctgtttcctcacagtgaggaggttcctggtttgaatccccttctgtcaggagcctctctgtgaggaggttcctggtttgaatccccttctgtcaggagtctctctgtgaggaggttcctggtttgaatccccgtctgacaggagcctctctgtgtggagtctacatgttctcttcatgtgtgggttctctcctggtactccatcttcctcccacagtccaaacacatgctcgttagattaactggagactctaaattgtctaaattgtctgtaggtgtgaatgtgagtgtgtctggttgtctgtctctaaatgtcatttggattggctggtgaacagtccagggtgtaaccccgcctctcagcccaatgacagctgggattggctccagcctcACCACGACCCCGTACGGAAAAAAGCGGTGTAGAAAATGGATGGCTGCATGGACAGGTGTAtcacactttctttctttgtgcagGTATGAAGCCAGCCAAGTGCTACGAGGGAGCAGTGTATACTTTCTATGACAGCTCCATGGATCGAACCAGATTTAGAGCCGTTCTCTTGGAATCAGGTAAGATCTAAGAAGAGCTGaacataaatgtttaaatcaatGTGACATTTTCAAGCTCGTACACTTAACAAATAAGAAGAAGACTGCCTTAGTAACAGGAGTGTGAAATCATTGAAATCTCTTTCACTCAAACGCTTTGTTTGCAGTTCCAGCAGCTGGCCCGTCTGTCCAAGAGAAGGTGGATGGAAACAAAGTGAGGGTGACCTGGGCAGAGATTCCCATGGGTCAGCGTGGCGGCTGTATCACTGACTACACCGTCTATTTAGAGGACAGCAGCGAATATCTGCAGTGCTGTAAGAACAACTCTCTGAGGTTTTCTGTTGAAGCatcagagaggacacacaccaTCTACGACCTGTCTCCTGGTGTCTACAGCCTGTTGGTGACAGCTTCCACTGCTGAAGGGGAAGGCCCTGCAGGTCAAAAGGTCAAGTTCTTCATTACACGTAAGCAgcttttcatgtttctttaaaggtccactcagtgagatgtgtagagagtgaaatgataaaggtatcttactatatgatcagacattaaggaaacatgctatgttgaagagctgtcttctctgacaacaatgcagcagccagtatgtcctccttctaactttagattctgctcctgaatgctctggatttgtttggaccagagaaggtaggcgcttttaaggctatatattggagatgcttttgaaaaatggagagaggttagaacacagaaaggtttacagacccatgcagagctggataaacactgaagcttcagagtccaccacatggtgacctgtgtgagcatccactctagagagggggggaggggggaagacagctctctacaatgtttagaatttagactgcagtacccattttaaacactaggtgtgaAGAGTTACAGATTGTCCCTTTGCATAATTACAGTTGACCATTTAGGGGTggatgtggctcagtggtagaagGTCAGAGTTTCAGCTCCTTCAGTCCACATgtcgaagtgtccttgggcaaggcactgaacccctaATTGCTCCCAGGCAGCATAGCCAGCTAGTCAGATATTCTGAATGTTTTCAACAGGCTGATGGTGGTTTTCTTCAAGTGTTAATGTAGTATATTTTTAAGTTAGTACTTTCACTTGTAAATTAAAACTTTGCATGAAAGAGTCCAAGCAaaaatgtgtgcacacagtCTGACCAGCATATAGAATATgcaataatgcaaaaaaaatgttagaaaaGAGTTTTCATGCAATCTTTTAAGAACTTAAAAGTGTGATTTTGCACATCTAGTCCCTAAAGAATCAAGCAGATGTAGGCTATATGTTGCGAAACTCTGTTACTTACAAGTATAGATCATTGGTGGGGAtagagaggataaaaaaaaaaaattaaaatgcgtgtgtgtgcacacagactTCATGCCATCCTTGCATTAGTCAGTGCTCCAGGTGGGCCACACTAGTTAAAAAAGCCTGGACACACCCCTCGGCCCCTGGCTATGGGGTTAAAATCCAGAATACCTGAACTCTGCCTGattgcagagctggataaacactgaagcttcagtgttcaccacatggcaacctgcgtgagcatcgactctagagaggagggcgtggggagacagctctctaataTTTAGAATTTGGATGGtggcaggtcacacctacacattcacacactgatgctagaGCTGCTATGTTAGGTGTCTTTCAGTATTCAGTGTCTTCatccctgctcaaaactacaaaacattcaatcatttttaggaatttaaccctttaaatgccagaatcatgtaatcaaactggcacttaaagggttaaattcctgataattacttaatattttatatttttgagtagatttttgcaaaaaaaatgaaaaaaatatcaatctgttctatttttatagcagtttttgtaaattggacattttcgccctccaatgtccaaacagggaacttcattttaaatctgatgctacacaaaaactaacaatgcatcaaagtcaatattttggataatctttgacatatccaagactgattttaaaaaaaatcccccagccaccaaatatttgttttatggaaaataactattttttgtgtttttttccttaaataacaacagtgacatcaagtaatcaaactggcatttaaagggttaaattcctaaaaatgattgaatgtttggtagttttgagcaggtctggagttgtttaagagatttatgcagaaaaaagtagaaaaaaaatcagttttttggaagtggacatttttgtccttagtgacttaagagggtagtaaattaaactgatgcctgagggttaagaTTCCATCACTCCTCAGATTTCTGCATGTGaaataaaactgtgaggagtgatgaggtcagaGCCTAGACggcaaacacaaactatgttctgctgctgcaaaacaCAAGcatgagttgtctgactgaagtGATGTGGTTGATGCAACAGGGCTGATCATGGTCCATTGCAGGAGATGTAACACCTCAGCAGGCCCCTGCTTATTGTGTGTAGTCTGTATCACTAATATAAACCACTTCAACATTCCTCAGACGAGCGTTAAGTTGATCTTGTAATCTAACATCACTCTAACTGTTCCAGAGGAGTCCCAACTCCCCCTGCTGCTCGTGTGTGTGGTCGTCGTCGCGTCCTGCCTGCTGTGTCTGTGGCATTGTTCAGCTGCAAGGCAGAGGTACGTCTTCATCTATCAATGCacaaaactcaggggggggcttAGTTAGAGTGTAGTCAAAGGGGTCCTTCTCAGGGGGGAATGAATGACGCCATTTTCTGCATCTTGAAACATTTATAATCAAAGGCATGAGGGGTGTTATGTCCCGGTCAGATCAATTCAGTCCTCACATCCCTAATTACTCAAATTATGGAATTTACTTCCATAACTTTACAAAAGTCTGACTACACTTCACACAGCGCTCGGCCTCATTAAACCAACTTCTGTTATTAGTtttaatcatcatcatgttgttGTCTTCATTATGAGACTTCCCAGAGCctccctgatgacatcatcacatccTCCCTGAAATCAGCTTTCTAAAGTCCATAAGAAGAcgtgcatttaaaaagtgaaaaattacagtttgaggcagaaattaataacttataagtattttaatttttctgCCAGTTTATTATCCCCCCCAGTTTCAATTGGCATGATGCTACTGCTAATGCTACATGTACAAATCTTTTCCACATTCTCCCTTAGGTTCTGCAGGCTTTTCAAGTGTCTCACGCTGGAAGCTGTTCTCGATCCCGCCAACAGCAAATGGGCAAAAGAGTGTACTCAGAATAAGGTGATtatgaaaacatgaatacaaaatatatcCATCAGTCAATTATCTTTCCTGcttttcctgttcagggtcaTGGGGGGGGccatcccagctgtcattggttgagaggcggggttacactctggactgttgccagccaatcacagagctgacataaagagacagacaacaagccacactcacattcataccGTGCagtctctatatgtcagtccTTT from Labrus mixtus chromosome 3, fLabMix1.1, whole genome shotgun sequence carries:
- the il12rb2 gene encoding interleukin-12 receptor subunit beta-2, whose protein sequence is MSRTWTLLTAVLAVQLCTGQKACSIWSSAGSVVQRGSSFTVYCTFKCNSEGFTLSNHVPTQLESKTLNSTTIYHKVVNITKNRTFSCLDSCPLANEPCGMDIKAGLLPERPKNISCKHNVRNDEGGVVTCTWNAGRDTYLKNASVLWVTTVSGNHTAEPEPHNGPSRGSDLPSASFTVSSSARLISVWVHVENNLSSATSLPVNFTLRDIAMPSTPDLGQPECSSRRCVIKVEQPVKTRYVEIQYGAEAQTWTSSQEFVQTGQAQVQTISSLEPFRLYHFRARSRFSTGMWSPWSGNTSGRTQEEAPSRALDVWSTDGPSDVWSLRLYWKELNVSIARGKIIQYRISVYGPGSQTPSFTTNVSADTRNCTVSFCAACEVKVWAYNSIGPSPPARVTSMHTRAKPTQDVHVTADNQSVAISWGNPEAAPVPAEYVVEWYPEGYKQEELQWVRLGRNDNHFVITGMKPAKCYEGAVYTFYDSSMDRTRFRAVLLESVPAAGPSVQEKVDGNKVRVTWAEIPMGQRGGCITDYTVYLEDSSEYLQCCKNNSLRFSVEASERTHTIYDLSPGVYSLLVTASTAEGEGPAGQKVKFFITQESQLPLLLVCVVVVASCLLCLWHCSAARQRFCRLFKCLTLEAVLDPANSKWAKECTQNKGKINLQLPQSPCSLTEEEEEPILVDVEELPNQSKAICTPTCDSSRRSPETSLSPPMERTTLHYPPTSYIKSFSHDSAGSDHTETSLDTRSTVDYISSHVPGDVDEEDEEDEFPEVDGFFPSHNIFMASLEFGGKLTLDAVKINCTDFFQSS